The proteins below are encoded in one region of Ascochyta rabiei chromosome 9, complete sequence:
- a CDS encoding NAD(+) synthase (glutamine-hydrolyzing) codes for MGRLLTLACCNLNQWVLDWEGNRRRIVESIQIAKLRGAGFRTGPELEITGYGLLDHFLEGDTYLHAWEQLAMILQDDSIHGIIADIGMPIMHRNNRYNCRVIILDGKILFIRPKLYLANDGNYREMRHFIPWNRPQHHEEYYLPQFIQKIQGSTKVPIGDMVLSTPDTCIGMETCEELFTPLSPHLAMSLNGVEVVTNSSGSHHSLRKLNTRISLIQEATRKSGGVYLYSNQQGMDGDRLYYDGCAMIIINGEIVQQTSQFSLNDVEVCVATVDIEDVRSYRCTPSRGIQALAAPTYERVETQFHIGKNEDEYDPDLAPSPRQDLKIHAPEEEIYLSGSCFLWDYLRRSNQAGYLIPLSGGIDSCSTAVLVYGMCNMAFEALQAGNTQVKADIQRIAGPGEAEGWLPKSPQELCSKVFSSVFMGMSQQSSKETRSRAERLSHDIGAQHTDLDIDSIFNAFKGVLTQATGHEPNFKVHGGTHAENLALQNIQARSRMVLSYVFAQLLPTVRQRPNGGSLLVLGSANVDEALRGYFTKYDCSSADINPIGGISKTDLKRFIAWAETHLSLPILREFLDATPTAELEPLTADYVQSDEVDMGMSYAELSVFGRLRKSQKLGPYGMFQRLVHEWKDLHEPRVVADKVKRFYHFWAINRHKMTTITPSLHMEDYSPDDNRFDLRPFCYPSFWSSWSFKKIDQAVEKLEQKK; via the exons ATGG GTCGACTTCTGACTTTGGCCTGCTGTAATCTGAACCAATGGGTGCTTGACTGGGAGGGAAACCGCAGGAGAATCGTAGAGAGCATCCAAATCGCTAAACTGCGTGGTGCAGGCTTCCGAACC GGTCCAGA ACTTGAAATCACTGGCTATGGCCTACTGGACCACTTCCTCGAGGGCGACACATACCTCCATGCCTGGGAACAGCTGGCCATGATCCTACAGGATGACTCGATACACGGCATCATCGCCGACATTGGCATGCCCATCATGCACCGCAACAACAGATACAACTGCCGTGTCATCATCCTGGATGGCAAGATCCTGTTCATCCGGCCCAAGCTGTACCTCGCCAACGACGGCAACTACAGGGAGATGAGACACTTTATCCCATGGAACCGCCCACAGCACCATGAGGAGTACTACCTGCCCCAGTTCATCCAAAAGATACAAGGCTCGACCAAAGTCCCGATCGGAGATATGGTGCTCTCAACACCAGACACCTGTATTGGCATGGAGACTTGCGAGGAGCTCTTCACGCCACTATCCCCCCACCTAGCCATGTCGCTGAACGGCGTGGAAGTCGTCACCAACTCCAGCGGCTCTCACCACTCTCTCAGGAAGCTCAACACGAGAATCAGCTTGATTCAGGAGGCCACACGGAAGTCTGGTGGtgtctacctctactccAACCAGCAAGGCATGGACGGTGACCGACTGTACTACGACGGATGCGCAATGATCATCATCAACGGTGAGATTGTTCAGCAAACGTCGCAGTTCAGCCTCAACGACGTCGAGGTCTGCGTTGCCACAGTCGACATCGAAGACGTCCGGTCCTACCGCTGCACACCATCGAGGGGTATTCAAGCTCTTGCTGCACCTACCTACGAGCGCGTGGAGACTCAATTCCACATTGGTAAGAACGAGGATGAATACGATCCCGATCTGGCACCAAGTCCTCGTCAAGACCTAAAGATTCATGCGCCGGAAGAAGAGATCTATCTGAGCGGATCGTGTTTCCTGTGGGACTACCTCCGCCGTTCTAATCAAGCAGGCTACCTGATCCCACTATCTGGTGGGATTGATAGCTGCTCGACAGCAGTACTCGTCTACGGCATGTGCAACATGGCATTCGAAGCTCTCCAGGCGGGCAACACCCAAGTCAAAGCCGACATCCAGCGCATCGCAGGGCCCGGTGAAGCAGAAGGCTGGCTACCAAAGTCACCCCAAGAGCTCTGCTCCAAAGTCTTCTCCTCTGTCTTCATGGGCATGTCTCAACAATCCTCCAAGGAGACACGGAGCCGAGCCGAACGTCTCTCTCACGACATTGGGGCGCAACACACAGACCTTGATATTGACTCGATTTTTAACGCTTTCAAAGGCGTCCTCACGCAAGCCACAGGCCACGAGCCTAACTTCAAAGTCCACGGCGGCACCCACGCCGAGAACTTGGCACTCCAAAACATCCAAGCCCGCTCCCGCATGGTGCTTAGCTACGTCTTCGCACAGCTGCTGCCCACTGTCCGCCAGCGGCCGAACGGCGGATCCCTCCTCGTTCTTGGCTCCGCCAACGTCGACGAAGCCCTGCGTGGCTACTTCACCAAATACGACTGCTCCTCGGCCGACATCAACCCCATCGGCGGCATCTCCAAGACCGACCTGAAGCGCTTCATCGCCTGGGCAGAAACTCACCTCTCCCTCCCCATCCTGCGCGAGTTCCTCGACGCCACGCCCACTGCCGAGCTCGAGCCTCTGACCGCCGACTACGTCCAGTCCGACGAAGTCGACATGGGCATGTCGTACGCCGAGCTCTCCGTCTTCGGCCGACTCCGCAAGTCGCAGAAACTCGGTCCCTACGGCATGTTCCAGCGCCTCGTGCACGAGTGGAAGGACCTGCACGAGCCGCGCGTCGTCGCCGACAAGGTCAAGCGCTTCTACCACTTCTGGGCCATCAACAGACACAAGATGACCACCATCACCCCGAGTCTGCACATGGAGGATTACTCCCCTGATGACAATCGATTCGATCTAAGGCCCTTTTGCTATCCGAGTTTCTGGTCTAGTTGGAGCTTCAAGAAGATCGACCAGGCAGTGGAAAAGCTAGAgcagaagaagtag